A portion of the Pan troglodytes isolate AG18354 chromosome 10, NHGRI_mPanTro3-v2.0_pri, whole genome shotgun sequence genome contains these proteins:
- the ALG10 gene encoding dol-P-Glc:Glc(2)Man(9)GlcNAc(2)-PP-Dol alpha-1,2-glucosyltransferase isoform X2: MITTLPGLYLVSVGVVKPAIWIFGWSEHVVCSIGMLRFVNLLFSVGNFYLLYLLFRKVQPRNKAASSIQRVLSTLTLAVFPTLYFFNFLYYTEAGSMFFTLFAYLMCLYGNHKTSAFLGFCGFMFRQTNIIWAVFCAGNVIAQKLTEAWKTELQKKEDRLPPIKGPFAEFRKILQFLLAYSMSFKNLSMLLLLTWPYILLGFLFCAFVVVNGGIVIGDRSSHEACLHFPQLFYFFSFTLFFSFPHLLSPSKIKTFLSLVWKRRILFFVVTLVSVFLVWKFTYAHKYLLADNRHYTFYVWKRVFQRYETVKYLLVPAYIFAGWSIADSLKSKSIFWNLMFFICSFIVIVPQKLLEFRYFILPYVIYRLNIPLPPTSRLICELSCYAVVNFITFFIFLNKTFQWPNSQDIQRFMW; the protein is encoded by the exons ATGATTACTACATTACCTGGCTTGTACCTGGTGTCAGTTGGAGTGGTCAAACCTGCCATTTGGATCTTTGGATGGTCTGAACATGTTGTCTGCTCCATTGGGATGCTCAGATTTGTTAATCTTCTCTTCAGTGTTGGCAACTTCTATTTACTATATTTGCTTTTCCGCAAGGTACAACCCAGAAACAAG GCTGCCTCAAGTATCCAGAGAGTCTTGTCAACATTAACACTAGCAGTATTTccaacactttatttttttaacttcctttATTATACAGAAGCAGGATCTAtgttttttactctttttgcGTATTTGATGTGTCTTTATGGAAATCATAAAACTTCAGCCTTCCTTGGATTTTGTGGCTTCATGTTTCGGCAAACAAATATCATCTGGGCTGTCTTCTGTGCAGGAAATGTCATTGCACAAAAGTTAACGGAGGCTTGGAAAACTGAGCTACAAAAGAAGGAAGACAGACTTCCACCTATTAAAGGACCATTTGCAGAATTCAGAAaaattcttcagtttcttttggcTTATTCCATGTCCTTTAAAAACTTGAGTATGCTTTTGCTTCTGACTTGGCCCTACATCCTTCTGGGATTTCTGTTTTGTGCTTTTGTAGTAGTTAATGGTGGAATTGTTATTGGCGATCGGAGTAGTCATGAAGCCTGTCTTCATTTTCCTCAACTAttctactttttttcatttactctctttttttcctttcctcatctcCTGTCTCCTAGCAAAATTAAGACTTTTCTTTCCTTAGTTTGGAAACGTAGAATTCTGTTTTTTGTGGTTACCTTAGTCTCTGTGTTTTTAGTTTGGAAATTCACTTATGCTCATAAATACTTGCTAGCAGACAATAGACATTATACTTTCTATGTATggaaaagagtttttcaaagatATGAAACTGTGAAATATTTGTTAGTTCCAGCCTATATATTTGCTGGTTGGAGTATAGCTGACTCACTGAAATCAAAGTCAATTTTCTGGAATTTAATGTTTTTCATATGCTCGTTCATTGTTATAGTTCCTCAGAAACTGCTGGAATTTCGTTACTTCATTTTACCTTATGTCATTTATAGGCTTAAcatacctctgcctcccacatccAGACTCATTTGTGAACTGAGCTGCTATGCAGTTGTTAATTTCAtaacttttttcatctttctgaACAAGACTTTTCAGTGGCCAAATAGTCAGGACATTCAAAGGTTTATGTGGTAA